The Schizosaccharomyces pombe strain 972h- genome assembly, chromosome: I genome contains a region encoding:
- the sac12 gene encoding inositol polyphosphate phosphatase, whose translation MNQDVRVFPDSIYLSCSKKKASLRIDRVDGCLSLSNSLDLSKTPDYNNVQLYGFIRLKIYKYVVLVTSCDLHAAILGNNIYRARKFAIFPITRTLPFSTGLLNIKDEEELHYISLLNKHLSKGQILFSPTLDLTCSLQRLRVLTQSFELTSKYNYRFFWNKYAFHELIELTNKDLGFQEWIQPMIQGNIAITNSFLKTYNLRLCVITRHSPDYAGTRYFTRGVNAQGSAANFNEIEQIIMIESPITLEEQMVLSFTQIRGSIPMFWAEVNDLHYRPLLSLQPLDYSETVFGKHFQELANDYGDNLVVVNLLDQKGREAPLRSGFEKLCKRNKNPPLSYVYYDYHKQGSRNLPLFLAEIQSLLIEGKYYAEHGSKTTAMQTNFVRTNCMDCLDRTNVIQTSIAQFILNMQLHDIGVLSSSESLEEYDSFLQDFRLIWANTGDYISDLYTGTPALKGDVTRHGTRTIFGAFKDLLNCFRRYILNNFFDGMLQDSYDLGLGVFRPYDSLSIPDLPLRFHWTRFVAPGIFLFTTIILTIQELFGNPSLFCRLLYSIPMVNAGIYLYFHRRQYVNWPRLVLPTYAKGGWFSFRNHFRNITLKVFRFLRSGSFKKSV comes from the coding sequence atgaatcAGGACGTTAGAGTATTTCCAGACAGCATTTATCTATCAtgttccaaaaaaaaagcttctCTTCGAATAGATAGAGTCGACGGATGCCTTAGTTTGAGCAATTCTCTTGATCTCAGCAAGACACCTGACTATAATAACGTTCAGTTATATGGATTTATTCGATTgaaaatatacaaatatgTAGTTCTTGTTACAAGTTGTGATTTGCATGCAGCAATTCTCGGAAACAATATTTATCGGGCAAGGAAATTTGCTATCTTCCCAATTACAAGGACTCTTCCATTCTCCACGGGTCTGctaaatattaaagatgAGGAAGAACTACATTATATCAGTTTGCTCAATAAACATTTGTCAAAAGGCCAAATACTTTTTAGTCCAACGTTAGATCTAACCTGTTCCCTTCAAAGATTACGCGTACTAACCCAATCTTTTGAACTGACatcaaaatataattaccgctttttttggaataaatATGCATTTCATGAATTAATTGAATTGACGAATAAGGATTTAGGCTTTCAAGAATGGATTCAACCGATGATTCAGGGTAATATCGCCATTACTAACTCGTTTTTAAAGACTTATAACCTTAGACTGTGTGTTATTACACGACATTCTCCTGACTATGCGGGTACGCGGTATTTCACCAGAGGTGTAAACGCACAAGGAAGTGCTGctaattttaatgaaattgaacaaataataatgatCGAATCACCCATCACCCTTGAAGAACAAATGgttctttcttttactcAAATTCGAGGAAGTATCCCCATGTTCTGGGCCGAAGTTAATGATCTTCATTATCGACCTTTATTATCTTTACAACCTCTTGATTATAGCGAGACTGTGTTTGGGAAGCATTTTCAAGAACTTGCCAACGATTATGGGGACAATCTTGTGGTGGTCAATCTTCTAGACCAAAAAGGACGTGAAGCACCTCTACGGTCTGggtttgaaaaattatgtAAACGAAATAAAAACCCTCCTTTGTCTTATGTTTACTACGATTATCATAAGCAAGGAAGTAGAAATCTCCCTTTGTTTCTTGCTGAAATTCAAAGTCTCTTGATAGAAGGAAAATATTATGCCGAGCATGGATCTAAAACTACTGCAATGCAAACCAACTTTGTAAGGACAAATTGTATGGATTGCTTAGATCGGACGAACGTCATTCAGACTAGCATTGCACAGTTTATTCTAAACATGCAATTACACGATATTGGTGTACTTTCTAGCTCTGAGAGTTTGGAAGAATATGATAGTTTTTTACAAGATTTTCGCTTAATATGGGCTAATACTGGAGATTATATCAGTGATCTCTACACTGGTACCCCGGCCTTAAAAGGCGATGTGACTCGCCATGGAACGAGAACCATTTTTGGAGCTTTCaaagatttattaaacTGCTTTCGTAGATATATtcttaacaatttttttgacgGTATGCTGCAAGATAGCTATGATTTGGGTCTTGGAGTATTTCGTCCTTACGACTCACTTTCGATTCCGGACTTGCCTTTGCGTTTTCACTGGACTAGATTTGTGGCACctggaatttttttgttcacCACGATAATATTAACTATACAAGAATTATTTGGAAATCCAAGTCTGTTCTGTCGTCTGTTATATTCTATCCCTATGGTGAATGCTGGAATCTACCTATATTTTCATCGTAGACAATACGTTAATTGGCCTCGTCTAGTACTACCAACGTATGCTAAGGGAGGTTGGTTTTCGTTTCGTAATCATTTCCGAAATATTACTCTTAAAGTGTTTCGTTTTTTGCGTTCCGgctctttcaaaaaaagtgtCTAA